The Diospyros lotus cultivar Yz01 chromosome 15, ASM1463336v1, whole genome shotgun sequence genome has a window encoding:
- the LOC127791418 gene encoding disease resistance protein At4g27190-like, with the protein MNLILKNIMDSCAGKILSFLADGVISQGDYVIQYKNHVQLLEQENKRLRETKDRIQGMVDMETKYGKVIEPNVSSWLENVEQKEGDMANFLHQQEDEESFKCFPGCMCPNLMWRHKRGMEAHKRKLDVSELISDGDRLEKSPVARDAPFQWETQFDSSQYYTMFSSRASVVDDIKNALKDSNVDMIGVHGPGGAGKTTMVKEVAKEAKKLCIFDKIVIAAVSKDPNTSKLQEDIATQLDLKFKQTNELGRADELRKALLNGERKILVTLDDLWQDLDLKKIGIPKSGLGDKGCKILLTSRREEVFKRMEVGPSVFSIDYLKEEEAWELFTKVTGDFGVDESTAKEVCKKCAGLPIAIVAVGAALKGEENNEWQSALHKLEKSRLKYIEGVEPQGYTPLKWSYEFLKDEGAQSCFLLCSLFDEDAEISIDELVRRSFASGFLGREVVTLEVARIKVQIMVNKLKKSCLLLNGAQRNFVKMHDVIRDLAISITKEKQAGHSGGQDWPKNNAWKHYTAMINDDNIHFPCDVFHCPLMHTLALKRGKSSLKIPNDLFPGMEEARVLALEDMMVDLPSLVLELNHLRMLELNNCQLLGGPSTIRCLQCDKKNHIEILNFKGSMIEELPQEIEELTHLRSLDMRECRRLKVIPMGVISKLINLEELYVAYDFKEWDTTTIYDGGMSNASIAELKSLSRL; encoded by the coding sequence atgaatttgattttgaaaaacatCATGGATTCATGTGCGGGGAAGATTCTCAGTTTTCTCGCAGATGGCGTGATTAGCCAAGGGGATTATGTGATTCAATACAAGAACCATGTCCAGCTACTCGAACAAGAAAATAAGAGGCTCCGTGAAACAAAGGACAGAATCCAGGGAATGGTGGACATGGAGACAAAGTATGGGAAAGTCATTGAACCTAACGTCTCCAGTTGGCTAGAGAATGTAGAGCAGAAGGAAGGAGACATGGCCAACTTCCTGCACCAACAAGAAGACGAAGAATCTTTCAAGTGTTTTCCGGGCTGCATGTGTCCCAACTTAATGTGGCGTCACAAGAGGGGTATGGAAGCTCACAAGAGGAAGTTGGACGTCAGTGAACTGATAAGTGACGGTGACAGACTAGAGAAGTCGCCAGTGGCACGCGATGCACCTTTCCAATGGGAGACGCAATTTGATTCTTCTCAGTATTACACCATGTTTAGCTCAAGAGCTTCAGTTGTTGACGACATCAAGAATGCTTTGAAGGATTCTAACGTTGACATGATTGGGGTCCATGGGCCTGGTGGAGCTGGGAAGACGACAATGGTGAAAGAGGTTGCCAAAGAAGCTAAGAAACTATGCATTTTTGATAAGATTGTGATTGCAGCTGTGTCTAAAGATCCAAACACCTCAAAACTACAAGAAGATATTGCAACCCAATTGGATCTCAAGtttaaacaaacaaatgagttaGGAAGAGCAGATGAGCTACGAAAGGCATTGTTAAACGGGGAAAGAAAGATACTGGTAACATTGGATGACCTTTGGCAAGACCTAGActtgaaaaaaattggaattccTAAGTCGGGCCTTGGCGACAAAGGTTGCAAAATTTTGCTAACCTCGCGTAGAGAAGAGGTTTTCAAAAGGATGGAGGTCGGTCCTTCAGTTTTTTCCATTGATTACTTGAAGGAGGAAGAAGCGTGGGAGCTGTTTACGAAGGTGACCGGAGATTTTGGAGTTGATGAATCGACAGCGAAAGAGGTATGCAAGAAATGTGCAGGTCTGCCTATTGCTATAGTTGCAGTTGGAGCTGCATTAAAGGGCGAGGAAAATAATGAGTGGCAATCTGCACTTCACAAATTAGAGAAGTCCCGCCTAAAATACATTGAAGGAGTTGAACCACAGGGTTATACCCCCTTGAAGTGGAGCTATGAATTTCTAAAAGACGAGGGTGCACAGTCGTGCTTCTTGCTCTGCTCTTTGTTCGATGAAGATGCTGAGATTTCTATTGATGAGTTGGTCAGACGGAGCTTTGCCTCGGGGTTCCTTGGAAGAGAGGTGGTTACGCTGGAAGTTGCAAGAATTAAAGTACAAATAATGGTTAATAAGCTGAAAAAGTCATGCTTGTTGCTAAATGGAGCACAAAGGAATTTTGTTAAAATGCATGACGTTATTCGTGACCTTGCAATTTCTATCACAAAGGAGAAGCAAGCAGGACACAGCGGTGGTCAAGATTGGCCAAAGAATAATGCCTGGAAACATTACACAGCAATGATCAATGATGACAACATTCATTTTCCTTGTGATGTGTTCCATTGTCCACTAATGCATACCCTTGCGTTGAAGCGTGGAAAATCTTCACTTAAAATTCCAAACGATTTATTTCCAGGCATGGAGGAGGCAAGAGTTTTAGCTCTGGAAGACATGATGGTGGACCTCCCATCACTAGTTTTGGAGTTGAATCATCTTCGAATGTTAGAGCTAAACAATTGCCAATTATTAGGAGGCCCGTCTACAATTCGATGTCTACAATGTGATAAGAAGAATCACATTGAGATACTTAACTTTAAGGGATCTATGATAGAGGAGTTGCCACAAGAGATTGAAGAATTGACTCATTTGCGGTCCTTGGATATGAGAGAGTGCAGAAGACTAAAGGTGATTCCAATGGGTGTGATATCCAAATTGATCAATCTAGAAGAGTTGTATGTTGCATACGACTTTAAGGAATGGGATACTACTACTATATATGATGGGGGAATGAGCAATGCGAGCATTGCTGAGCTGAAATCTTTGTCTCGATTATGA